One Streptomyces hundungensis DNA segment encodes these proteins:
- a CDS encoding FtsK/SpoIIIE domain-containing protein, with protein sequence MSTNVVRLTKDVTSAPVEPSGTPSVAVAAPGTETPPVPLWVRSGRAVRGIVTHEHTRTAARLTVRHSMYVFGGSRIVARRTWEGRTATRYERMLRAAEAAGNYEVAAEWEERGQRFREARHRRRMDLLTAPVDAAKSVLVGTSMGIGSLVALGVVLAIANKNPADVVTPLMAVVEFVQLLVTIVTIVWGPAITIGPFLALLALWAVGRHQQAAPNWALPAAVRNGEGDPITPSIVVKALRDLGVPALGRAIKEMGDAGASMLGPIRIAGCGVEVDVTLPSGVSTNEVQNRRRKLAENLSRHEHEVFITIPQAARTVRLWVADSGALDEPIGPSPLVTDETMTADYAKGRAPWGQDLRGDAAAISLYQRHLLITGLSNQGKTVALRSLALWVALDRSVQFLMGDLKGVGDWAMFEGLAKVLIQGPTDDHVIQVTEMVESAVDEMNRRLQAPPGTVFPALIVLVDEAQVAFMCPVKDDEKRPYGGSKANSRYFMAVRKIHNQGRAVNVLMWQGTQDPTDQNLPKLVREGAHTRASLALGTESQARMALGDKAVDGGAAPNLLRPGLDRGTLVVASDGIAIPAGQASITVRTHYIDDDAAVAITDRAKALRDGVTTVTVIERGEERDPLADIASVVGTADRVRTKDVLARLATLNAGAYGKWSFLDLKRVLDGTGAEPYKSDGVMVVGRDRVARALANRDADGSASAA encoded by the coding sequence GTGAGTACCAACGTCGTTCGCCTCACCAAGGACGTCACCAGCGCCCCTGTGGAGCCGTCCGGTACGCCGAGCGTTGCTGTAGCAGCGCCGGGCACCGAAACGCCGCCTGTGCCCCTGTGGGTGCGCTCCGGGCGGGCCGTGCGCGGCATCGTCACCCACGAACACACCCGCACCGCCGCACGCCTCACGGTCCGCCACAGCATGTACGTGTTCGGCGGGTCCCGGATCGTGGCCCGCCGCACCTGGGAGGGCCGCACCGCCACCCGCTACGAACGCATGCTCCGCGCCGCCGAAGCCGCCGGAAACTACGAGGTGGCGGCCGAGTGGGAGGAACGCGGACAGCGCTTCCGCGAGGCCCGACACCGCCGCCGCATGGACCTGCTCACCGCTCCCGTCGACGCCGCCAAGAGCGTGCTCGTGGGCACCAGCATGGGCATCGGTTCGCTGGTCGCGCTCGGGGTCGTGCTGGCCATCGCCAACAAGAACCCGGCCGACGTCGTGACTCCGCTGATGGCCGTGGTCGAGTTCGTTCAGCTCCTGGTCACGATCGTCACCATCGTGTGGGGTCCGGCCATCACCATCGGCCCGTTCCTCGCACTGCTCGCCCTGTGGGCCGTCGGCCGCCACCAACAGGCCGCCCCGAACTGGGCACTCCCGGCGGCCGTGCGCAACGGGGAAGGCGACCCGATCACCCCGTCCATCGTCGTCAAGGCCCTGCGCGACCTCGGCGTGCCCGCACTCGGCCGGGCCATCAAGGAGATGGGCGACGCAGGGGCGTCGATGCTCGGCCCGATCCGCATCGCCGGATGCGGCGTCGAAGTCGACGTCACCCTCCCGTCCGGGGTGTCGACGAACGAGGTGCAGAACCGTCGGCGCAAGCTTGCCGAAAACCTGTCCCGGCACGAGCACGAAGTGTTCATCACCATCCCCCAAGCCGCCCGCACCGTCCGCCTGTGGGTCGCCGACAGTGGCGCGCTGGATGAGCCGATCGGCCCGTCCCCGCTCGTCACCGACGAGACGATGACCGCCGACTACGCCAAGGGCCGCGCCCCCTGGGGACAGGACCTGCGCGGGGATGCGGCGGCCATCAGCCTGTATCAGCGCCACCTGCTGATCACGGGCCTCTCCAACCAGGGCAAGACTGTCGCGCTGCGCTCGCTCGCCCTGTGGGTCGCGCTGGACCGGTCGGTGCAGTTCCTTATGGGCGACCTCAAGGGCGTCGGTGACTGGGCCATGTTCGAGGGACTGGCCAAGGTCCTGATCCAGGGCCCGACCGACGACCACGTCATCCAGGTCACGGAGATGGTCGAGAGTGCGGTGGATGAGATGAACCGCCGCCTTCAGGCCCCGCCCGGCACCGTGTTCCCCGCCCTGATCGTCCTGGTTGATGAGGCGCAGGTGGCGTTCATGTGCCCGGTCAAGGACGACGAGAAGCGCCCCTACGGCGGGTCCAAGGCGAACTCCCGCTATTTCATGGCGGTCCGCAAGATCCACAACCAGGGGCGTGCGGTCAACGTGCTGATGTGGCAGGGCACCCAGGATCCCACCGACCAGAACCTTCCGAAGTTGGTCCGCGAGGGCGCCCACACCCGGGCATCGCTCGCGCTCGGCACCGAGTCTCAGGCGCGCATGGCCCTCGGGGACAAGGCGGTTGACGGTGGCGCCGCCCCGAACCTGCTCCGTCCGGGCCTGGACCGGGGAACGCTGGTCGTCGCGTCCGACGGCATCGCCATTCCCGCGGGGCAGGCCTCGATCACGGTGCGCACGCACTACATCGACGACGACGCGGCCGTGGCCATCACCGACCGGGCCAAGGCCCTGCGCGATGGCGTCACCACGGTGACCGTGATCGAGCGGGGTGAGGAGCGTGACCCGCTCGCCGACATCGCTTCCGTGGTCGGCACGGCCGACAGGGTGCGGACCAAGGACGTCCTCGCCCGGCTCGCCACCCTGAACGCGGGCGCCTACGGCAAGTGGTCCTTCCTCGACCTCAAGCGCGTTCTCGACGGCACCGGAGCCGAGCCGTACAAGTCCGACGGGGTCATGGTCGTCGGCCGTGACCGGGTCGCCCGGGCGCTCGCCAACCGCGACGCGGATGGTTCCGCTTCCGCCGCATAG
- a CDS encoding DUF2637 domain-containing protein → MNRTPKTLLVIALVAVVGMAFRVSWNALRDVARAIGADHTAATLYPFVVDGLMALALVATLVLTADARRFALRVLGTYTAASLVLNYVHGLVPALHGASVDWGRLADWNPANWALVLLATSLPVGSIYFGSDLVAKVLHHQPNPIANTEESPEIVSNRSTGDLAESTPEPVIVNATPIPAAVQVGFLKPTIPDKPVPSTALVPIGRSVPAESARPRRATGRVPDVARSSRPKRTPDELLTEARSVTADWAMEKLTAEGIRKAVHTSPANARTLRDALRAERAEHGAAA, encoded by the coding sequence GTGAATCGCACTCCCAAGACGCTGCTTGTGATCGCTCTGGTCGCCGTGGTCGGTATGGCGTTCCGGGTGTCGTGGAACGCGCTCAGGGATGTGGCCCGTGCGATCGGTGCGGACCACACCGCCGCGACGCTGTACCCGTTCGTGGTCGATGGGCTGATGGCGCTGGCGCTGGTCGCCACGCTCGTGCTGACCGCCGACGCCCGGCGGTTCGCGCTGCGGGTGCTGGGCACCTACACCGCCGCTTCTCTGGTCCTCAACTACGTGCATGGTCTGGTTCCGGCGCTGCACGGCGCGTCAGTCGACTGGGGGCGGTTGGCCGACTGGAACCCGGCGAACTGGGCGCTCGTGCTGCTGGCGACGTCGCTTCCGGTCGGCTCGATCTACTTCGGGTCCGATCTGGTCGCCAAGGTCCTCCACCACCAACCGAACCCGATCGCGAATACGGAGGAATCGCCTGAGATCGTGAGTAATCGGTCTACGGGTGACCTCGCAGAATCGACCCCTGAGCCCGTGATCGTGAACGCGACGCCGATCCCGGCCGCCGTTCAGGTCGGCTTCCTCAAGCCGACCATCCCGGACAAGCCGGTGCCGTCGACCGCGCTCGTGCCGATCGGGCGTTCCGTGCCTGCCGAATCGGCCCGCCCGCGCCGGGCGACCGGCCGGGTGCCGGACGTCGCGCGATCGAGTCGTCCCAAGCGGACCCCGGACGAACTCCTCACCGAAGCACGGTCGGTCACGGCCGACTGGGCTATGGAGAAGCTGACTGCCGAGGGCATCCGCAAGGCCGTCCACACTTCCCCGGCGAATGCCCGCACCCTGCGTGACGCGCTGCGTGCCGAGCGGGCCGAGCACGGAGCGGCGGCGTGA
- a CDS encoding DUF3631 domain-containing protein: protein MTTTPPAPSIDGAALLDEVEAFHRRFNIFPSEAAYVAVALWDAHAHLLDCFDSTPRLAFLSPEPGSGKSRALEIVETLVPRPMVAVNASAAALFRAVSGAEGRPTILFDEIDTVFGPKAGDNEELRGFLNAGHRRTGVTYRCVGDSQTVTPFPSYAAVAVAGLGSLPDTILTRAVIIRMRRRARNEKVEPFRARLHEQEGHALRDRLAEWAEQARGWVMGAWPEMPDGVSDRPADVWEGLLSIADAAGGDWPKRARQACLTLVEASRANDKGSLGIRLLTDLRDHVLIGIDRLPTVAILDRLNALDDAPWADLNGRPLDNRRLSKMLSDYVTADGGPIASRNIRTSGGILKGFFAEDLTDAWARYCPSPASATSATPLHPSSEPLTL from the coding sequence ATGACCACCACTCCGCCCGCGCCGTCCATCGACGGCGCGGCCCTGCTCGATGAGGTCGAAGCGTTCCACCGCCGCTTCAACATCTTCCCCAGTGAAGCCGCCTACGTCGCCGTCGCATTGTGGGACGCGCACGCGCACCTGCTCGACTGCTTCGACTCCACCCCGCGTCTGGCGTTCCTGTCCCCGGAGCCGGGATCAGGCAAGTCGCGTGCGCTGGAAATCGTGGAAACCCTCGTACCGCGCCCCATGGTCGCGGTGAACGCGTCCGCCGCCGCGCTCTTCCGGGCAGTGTCCGGTGCCGAGGGTCGGCCCACGATCCTGTTCGACGAGATCGACACGGTCTTTGGCCCCAAGGCCGGGGACAACGAGGAACTGCGCGGGTTCCTCAACGCCGGACACCGCCGGACCGGGGTCACCTACCGGTGCGTGGGCGACAGCCAGACCGTCACCCCGTTCCCGTCCTACGCCGCCGTCGCGGTCGCAGGACTGGGCTCGTTGCCGGACACGATCCTGACCCGCGCCGTCATCATCCGCATGCGACGCCGGGCCCGCAACGAGAAGGTGGAACCCTTCCGTGCCCGCCTGCACGAGCAGGAGGGCCATGCCCTGCGGGACCGCCTTGCCGAGTGGGCTGAGCAGGCACGCGGCTGGGTCATGGGCGCGTGGCCCGAGATGCCCGACGGGGTCAGCGACCGGCCCGCCGACGTGTGGGAAGGACTGCTGTCCATCGCGGACGCGGCCGGGGGCGACTGGCCCAAGCGGGCCCGCCAAGCCTGCCTGACGCTCGTGGAAGCCTCCCGCGCCAACGACAAAGGCAGTCTCGGCATCCGGCTGCTGACCGACCTGCGCGACCACGTCCTGATCGGCATCGACCGCCTGCCCACCGTCGCCATCCTCGACCGGCTCAACGCCCTGGACGATGCCCCGTGGGCCGACCTCAACGGACGGCCGCTCGACAACCGGCGCCTGTCCAAGATGCTCAGCGACTACGTGACCGCCGACGGCGGCCCCATCGCCTCCCGCAACATCCGTACGAGCGGCGGAATCCTCAAGGGATTCTTCGCTGAAGACCTCACCGACGCGTGGGCCCGCTACTGCCCCTCTCCCGCGTCCGCTACAAGCGCTACGCCGCTACATCCCAGCTCAGAGCCCCTGACTCTGTAG
- a CDS encoding MDR family MFS transporter, translating into MSIATLRRAARETVSGLPREFWWLWTSTLINRLGAFVATFMALYLTLDRGYSASYAGLVASVHGLGGVISAIAGGVMTDRLGRRPTLVIAQTSTALSVALLGFMTDPAAIVGVAFLVGMASNASRPAVQAMMADIVKPEDRVRAFSLNYWAINLGFAVSSMAAGFIAQYSYLAGFLGEATLTLICAVVVFLKLPESRPVRTAEEKVAEPSVGIGTVLRDGRFMGVVGLSFLISLIFQQGYVGLPIAMGTDGFSSADFGLAIAVNGILIVAVQLPITRYTQQRDPRQLLIVSALLAGYGFGLTAFAGSVAMYALTICVWTLAEIINAPTQTGLVVRLSPLHGRGRYQGVYTMSWSVAALLAPLLSGYVIDHFGAGWLWGTCAVLGTGTAVGYWALMRSLTATPAPANPANPADAARVRVEVRTDSGV; encoded by the coding sequence ATGTCCATCGCCACGTTGAGACGCGCCGCGCGAGAAACCGTCTCGGGTCTGCCCCGGGAGTTCTGGTGGCTGTGGACCAGCACCCTGATCAACCGGCTCGGCGCCTTCGTCGCCACCTTCATGGCGCTCTACCTGACCCTCGACCGGGGCTATTCGGCCTCGTACGCGGGGCTCGTGGCGTCGGTGCACGGGCTCGGCGGGGTCATCTCGGCGATCGCCGGCGGCGTCATGACCGACCGCCTCGGACGCCGGCCCACCCTGGTCATCGCCCAGACCTCGACGGCCCTTTCGGTCGCACTGCTGGGCTTCATGACGGATCCGGCGGCGATCGTGGGCGTCGCCTTCCTCGTCGGCATGGCGAGCAACGCCTCGCGGCCCGCCGTCCAGGCGATGATGGCGGACATCGTCAAGCCCGAGGACCGGGTGCGCGCGTTCTCCCTCAACTACTGGGCGATCAACCTGGGTTTCGCCGTCTCCTCGATGGCGGCCGGCTTCATCGCGCAGTACAGCTATCTGGCCGGCTTCCTCGGCGAGGCGACGCTCACGCTGATCTGCGCGGTCGTGGTGTTCCTCAAGCTCCCGGAGTCGCGCCCGGTGCGCACGGCCGAGGAGAAGGTGGCGGAACCGAGCGTCGGCATCGGTACGGTGCTGCGGGACGGCCGTTTCATGGGCGTGGTCGGCCTGTCCTTCCTCATCTCCCTGATCTTCCAGCAGGGTTACGTGGGCCTGCCCATCGCCATGGGCACGGACGGCTTCTCCAGCGCGGACTTCGGCCTGGCCATCGCCGTCAACGGCATCCTCATCGTGGCGGTCCAACTCCCCATCACCCGCTACACCCAGCAGCGCGACCCGCGCCAGTTGCTGATCGTCTCGGCGCTGCTGGCGGGCTACGGCTTCGGCCTGACGGCGTTCGCCGGTTCGGTCGCGATGTACGCCCTGACGATCTGCGTCTGGACCCTGGCGGAGATCATCAACGCCCCCACCCAGACCGGCCTGGTCGTCCGCCTCTCCCCCCTCCACGGCCGCGGCCGCTACCAGGGCGTCTACACGATGTCCTGGTCGGTGGCGGCCCTGCTGGCCCCCCTGCTGTCCGGCTACGTCATCGACCACTTCGGCGCGGGCTGGCTGTGGGGCACGTGCGCGGTCCTGGGAACGGGGACGGCGGTGGGGTACTGGGCACTGATGCGGAGCCTGACGGCCACCCCTGCCCCCGCCAACCCCGCCAACCCCGCCGATGCGGCTCGGGTCCGGGTGGAGGTTCGAACGGATTCGGGGGTGTGA
- a CDS encoding Pycsar system effector family protein: MNGNDSLNTAHAEVKAEIARTDSKVSLLLAFVGALVAGAGSVAKDMQPSVSVCVVGGLGMAVLVVAAGLLLRSARPNLRGRHGFPLWATLTAEEITTAVATDRAADIAGLSRIAVAKFTALRRAVDLTMTGGVLLAVALLLHVGGAA, encoded by the coding sequence GTGAATGGCAACGACTCGCTCAACACCGCGCACGCTGAGGTGAAGGCGGAGATTGCCCGGACCGACTCCAAGGTCAGTCTGCTGCTGGCGTTCGTCGGCGCGCTGGTGGCCGGTGCGGGGTCCGTCGCCAAGGACATGCAGCCGAGCGTGAGCGTCTGTGTCGTGGGCGGGCTCGGCATGGCCGTGCTGGTGGTGGCGGCCGGGCTGCTGTTGCGGTCGGCCCGCCCTAACCTGCGTGGTCGTCACGGGTTCCCGCTGTGGGCGACCCTGACCGCTGAGGAGATCACCACGGCCGTTGCGACGGACCGGGCGGCCGACATCGCGGGCCTGTCCCGGATCGCGGTCGCCAAGTTCACCGCCCTGCGCCGCGCGGTCGACCTCACGATGACCGGCGGCGTCCTGCTGGCCGTCGCGCTCCTGCTTCATGTCGGGGGTGCGGCGTGA
- a CDS encoding bifunctional DNA primase/polymerase, whose protein sequence is MTQHDPDVKRALLDAALRATESGWHVFPLRPGTKRPALHGEASCPGTGPCAGGHRKWEQRATTDVGRIRATWERAPFNVGIATGPSGLVVVDLDVPKQNDNSSADTPCGATAFKALCERTGHAVPATCRVRTASGGQHLYFTAPVGVRLTNTAGSLAPLVDTRAWGGYVVGPDSITPIGPYEAVGDAPVAPLPAWLVRLLQPAPARPAEPLRLPVVSGSRAARAALAAECAVVTASPDKQRNITLNRCAFKVGRFVAWGDIPRHVVEEAFQAAGEARGLTAAECRSTVQSALNSSLRKARSRDAA, encoded by the coding sequence ATGACCCAACACGACCCCGACGTGAAGCGAGCCTTACTCGATGCGGCTCTCCGGGCTACCGAAAGCGGCTGGCACGTCTTCCCCTTGCGTCCCGGCACCAAGCGCCCGGCCCTGCACGGTGAAGCTTCCTGCCCCGGCACGGGCCCGTGCGCGGGTGGGCACCGCAAGTGGGAGCAGCGCGCGACCACCGACGTCGGCCGTATCCGGGCGACGTGGGAGCGGGCGCCGTTCAACGTCGGTATCGCCACCGGCCCGTCCGGGCTGGTCGTCGTCGACCTGGACGTGCCCAAGCAGAACGACAACAGCAGTGCGGACACGCCTTGCGGCGCGACGGCCTTTAAGGCGCTCTGCGAGCGCACCGGCCACGCCGTCCCCGCCACCTGCCGGGTGCGGACTGCGAGCGGCGGACAGCACCTCTACTTCACCGCCCCGGTAGGTGTCCGGCTCACCAACACAGCCGGTTCGCTGGCCCCATTGGTCGACACCCGGGCGTGGGGCGGCTACGTCGTCGGCCCGGACAGCATCACGCCGATCGGCCCGTACGAGGCGGTGGGCGACGCTCCGGTAGCTCCACTGCCCGCATGGCTGGTGCGGTTGCTCCAACCCGCGCCCGCGCGTCCGGCCGAGCCGTTGCGGCTGCCCGTGGTGAGCGGGAGCCGCGCGGCGCGGGCCGCCCTGGCTGCGGAGTGCGCCGTGGTTACCGCATCGCCGGACAAGCAGCGCAACATCACGCTCAACCGGTGCGCCTTCAAGGTGGGGCGGTTCGTCGCGTGGGGCGACATCCCCCGGCACGTGGTGGAGGAAGCCTTCCAAGCGGCTGGGGAGGCGCGGGGACTCACCGCTGCGGAGTGCCGCTCCACCGTCCAGAGCGCCCTCAACAGCTCGCTGCGCAAGGCCCGTTCCCGGGATGCGGCATGA
- a CDS encoding DUF6284 family protein, which yields MKNIAALQKAVTGTLPDTEPTPVELDALDIEMPLILAEVELLDAQIITLDRTPNELDARRIRRAHRKVLKARRALTTQATVGGTSGVGA from the coding sequence ATGAAGAACATCGCTGCACTTCAGAAGGCCGTTACCGGCACCCTGCCGGACACCGAGCCGACGCCGGTCGAACTCGACGCGCTCGACATCGAGATGCCGCTGATCCTGGCGGAAGTCGAGTTGCTGGACGCACAGATCATCACGCTCGACCGCACCCCGAACGAGCTCGACGCCCGCCGCATCCGCCGGGCCCACCGCAAGGTCCTCAAGGCGCGCCGGGCGCTCACCACCCAGGCCACCGTCGGGGGCACGTCGGGGGTGGGCGCGTGA
- a CDS encoding phosphoglyceromutase has product MADAPYKLILLRHGESEWNEKNLFTGWVDVNLTPKGEKEAARGGELLKDAGLLPDVLHTSLQKRAIRTAQLALESADRHWIPVHRSWRLNERHYGALQGKDKAQTLAEFGEEQFMLWRRSYDTPPPALEDGTEFSQSDDARYATIPPELRPRTECLKDVVTRMLPYWYDGIVPDLLDGKTVLVAAHGNSLRALVKHLDGISDADIAGLNIPTGIPLVYELDTDFKPVNPGGTYLDPDAAAAAIEAVKNQGKKK; this is encoded by the coding sequence ATGGCCGACGCACCGTACAAGCTGATCCTGCTCCGCCACGGCGAGAGCGAGTGGAACGAGAAGAACCTGTTCACCGGGTGGGTGGACGTCAACCTCACGCCGAAGGGCGAGAAGGAGGCGGCGCGCGGCGGTGAGCTGCTCAAGGACGCCGGCCTGCTCCCCGACGTGCTGCACACCTCCCTCCAGAAGCGCGCGATTCGCACCGCCCAGCTCGCGCTGGAGTCCGCGGACCGTCACTGGATCCCCGTGCACCGCAGCTGGCGCCTGAACGAGCGCCACTACGGCGCGCTCCAGGGCAAGGACAAGGCGCAGACCCTGGCCGAGTTCGGCGAGGAGCAGTTCATGCTGTGGCGCCGCTCGTACGACACCCCGCCGCCCGCCCTCGAGGACGGCACGGAGTTCTCGCAGAGCGACGACGCCCGTTACGCCACGATCCCGCCGGAGCTGCGCCCGCGGACCGAGTGCCTCAAGGACGTCGTGACGCGCATGCTGCCGTACTGGTACGACGGCATCGTCCCGGACCTCCTCGACGGCAAGACCGTCCTGGTCGCCGCCCACGGCAACTCGCTGCGCGCGCTGGTCAAGCATCTCGACGGCATCTCCGACGCCGACATCGCGGGCCTCAACATCCCGACCGGCATCCCGCTGGTGTACGAACTCGACACCGACTTCAAGCCGGTCAACCCGGGCGGCACCTACCTGGACCCGGACGCGGCGGCCGCCGCGATCGAGGCCGTGAAGAACCAGGGCAAGAAGAAGTAG
- a CDS encoding helix-turn-helix transcriptional regulator, which translates to MRPPPAVADTLRNGIPDRYLTPDDIAAIFEVPKETVYQWRKKRVGPPGFRIGKHVRYDPAEVLAYVAERKGADRAAA; encoded by the coding sequence ATGCGCCCGCCACCGGCCGTCGCCGACACCCTCCGCAACGGCATTCCGGACCGCTACCTCACGCCCGATGACATCGCCGCGATCTTCGAGGTGCCCAAGGAAACCGTCTACCAGTGGCGCAAGAAGCGCGTCGGCCCGCCCGGATTCCGCATCGGCAAGCACGTCCGCTATGACCCCGCCGAAGTGCTCGCCTACGTAGCCGAGCGCAAAGGCGCGGACCGCGCCGCAGCCTGA
- a CDS encoding tyrosine-type recombinase/integrase, with amino-acid sequence MAGHIQDRWYKTETDANGKTTRVKSDRYGTGMRYRARYIAPDGTEKSKSFPDGKKRLAEEWLARIEADMSRGQYIDPKATRMTFQEFGEKWLASQSGDPNTKASMTSQLRLHAFPRIGARSLGAFQPSHIREFVTQLEGSGMSGSYARVIFSNVRAILSAAVEDGYMPRNPCTSRTVTLPEMGARRVVPWLPERVFAVRSAMVDRFRPMVDVGAGCGMRQGEILGLSVEELDFGNGTLHVVQQLKLSLSQPVFAPPKGGKLRDVPLPEPVADALREHMKLFPPVEITLPWMRAGGQPVTKRLIFTGPLGSHVWRTSLNEDHWKPALAKVGVIPKAKSREHTAAREHGMHALRHFYASVLLDAGESIKAVSEYLGHSDPGLTLKVYAHLMPSSRDRARKALGRALRPQDPPASRPTDGPE; translated from the coding sequence ATGGCAGGCCACATCCAAGACCGCTGGTACAAAACCGAAACCGACGCCAACGGCAAGACCACCCGAGTCAAGTCCGACCGCTACGGCACCGGCATGCGCTACCGGGCTCGCTACATCGCCCCAGACGGCACCGAGAAGTCGAAGTCCTTCCCCGACGGTAAGAAGCGCCTCGCTGAGGAGTGGCTGGCCCGGATCGAGGCCGACATGTCGCGCGGCCAGTACATCGATCCCAAAGCCACCCGCATGACCTTTCAGGAGTTCGGGGAAAAGTGGCTCGCGAGCCAGAGCGGCGACCCGAACACGAAGGCTTCGATGACTTCGCAGCTTCGGCTGCACGCGTTCCCGCGTATCGGGGCCCGATCGCTGGGAGCGTTCCAGCCCAGCCACATCCGTGAGTTCGTGACGCAGCTCGAAGGGTCCGGCATGTCCGGCTCGTACGCCCGCGTCATCTTCTCCAACGTGCGCGCCATCCTGAGCGCGGCCGTCGAAGACGGATACATGCCCCGGAATCCCTGCACCTCCCGCACAGTGACGCTGCCGGAGATGGGAGCACGGCGTGTGGTCCCATGGCTGCCGGAACGGGTCTTCGCCGTGCGCAGCGCCATGGTCGACCGGTTCCGCCCCATGGTGGACGTGGGCGCTGGCTGCGGCATGCGGCAGGGGGAAATCCTCGGTCTCTCAGTCGAAGAGCTGGACTTCGGCAACGGCACGCTGCACGTCGTTCAGCAGCTCAAACTGAGCCTGAGCCAGCCCGTATTCGCTCCTCCGAAGGGGGGAAAGCTGCGTGACGTGCCACTTCCGGAGCCCGTCGCAGACGCGCTCCGGGAGCACATGAAGCTCTTTCCCCCGGTTGAGATCACGTTGCCCTGGATGCGTGCGGGAGGTCAGCCCGTCACCAAGCGCCTGATCTTCACCGGCCCTCTTGGCAGCCACGTCTGGCGTACGTCGCTGAATGAGGACCACTGGAAGCCCGCGCTCGCCAAGGTCGGCGTCATCCCCAAGGCGAAGAGCCGGGAGCACACCGCCGCTCGCGAGCACGGCATGCACGCGCTCAGGCACTTCTACGCGTCCGTCCTGTTGGACGCCGGAGAGAGCATCAAGGCCGTGAGCGAGTACCTGGGGCACTCCGATCCGGGGCTGACTCTGAAGGTCTACGCCCACCTCATGCCGAGCAGTCGGGACCGCGCTCGGAAGGCTCTCGGTAGGGCGCTCAGGCCACAAGATCCCCCGGCCTCACGGCCCACAGACGGCCCCGAATAA
- a CDS encoding DNA cytosine methyltransferase: protein MSGLRVGSLCTGYGGLDMAVHQVFGGSLAWVADSDPGAARILAHRFPGVPNIGDITAVRWEDLEAVDILTGGYPCQPFSSAGHRKGTKDARHIWPHIARALGVLRPRLAVFENVAGHLSLGFDTVLADLARLGFDADWCCVRASDIGAAHQRKRLFLLAWPANPGREGLARGRAERSTAHRGLSAADSIDLRGDRSGTRGAGRDEPTTRRLPSADPACVGEREPADQAHPVAGSRDTRQVPGRRSGQPAKSGEPAWGEYGPAVARWESTLGRPAPWPTDALGRLNPPFVEWLMGLPAGHVTDVPGLSRTAQLKALGNGVLPAQAALALRALHRRATSTAPATQPAAA, encoded by the coding sequence GTGAGCGGCCTGCGCGTCGGGTCGCTCTGCACCGGTTACGGCGGCCTGGACATGGCCGTGCACCAGGTGTTCGGCGGCTCTCTGGCATGGGTCGCGGACAGCGACCCGGGAGCGGCTCGCATCCTCGCCCACCGCTTCCCCGGCGTTCCCAACATCGGCGACATCACCGCCGTGCGCTGGGAGGACCTGGAGGCGGTCGACATCCTCACGGGCGGCTACCCCTGCCAGCCCTTCAGTTCCGCCGGCCACCGGAAGGGAACCAAAGATGCCCGGCACATCTGGCCCCACATCGCCCGTGCCCTTGGCGTTCTACGACCCCGCCTCGCGGTCTTTGAAAACGTCGCAGGGCACCTTTCTCTCGGATTCGACACCGTCCTCGCTGACCTTGCCCGCCTCGGGTTCGATGCGGACTGGTGCTGTGTACGCGCATCCGACATCGGCGCCGCCCACCAGCGCAAACGGCTCTTCCTGCTCGCCTGGCCTGCCAACCCCGGCCGCGAGGGACTGGCGCGGGGGCGGGCAGAACGGTCAACTGCCCACCGTGGTCTCTCTGCTGCCGACTCCATCGACCTCAGAGGCGACCGGAGCGGGACACGCGGCGCAGGGCGGGATGAACCTACGACACGTCGTCTCCCTTCTGCCGACCCCGCGTGCGTCGGCGAACGAGAACCGGCAGACCAAGCGCACCCCGTCGCAGGAAGCCGGGACACACGGCAGGTGCCTGGCCGCCGAAGTGGCCAGCCTGCCAAGTCCGGCGAGCCTGCCTGGGGCGAGTACGGGCCGGCGGTCGCGCGGTGGGAAAGCACCCTCGGACGCCCCGCTCCCTGGCCAACTGACGCTCTGGGACGACTGAACCCGCCGTTCGTCGAATGGCTCATGGGCCTGCCCGCAGGCCACGTCACCGACGTCCCCGGCCTGTCGCGCACCGCACAGCTCAAGGCGCTCGGCAACGGCGTGCTGCCCGCTCAGGCCGCGCTCGCCCTGAGGGCATTGCATCGCCGTGCCACCAGCACCGCCCCCGCGACCCAGCCCGCCGCTGCCTGA